One Festucalex cinctus isolate MCC-2025b chromosome 3, RoL_Fcin_1.0, whole genome shotgun sequence DNA window includes the following coding sequences:
- the LOC144016755 gene encoding uncharacterized protein LOC144016755 produces the protein MRLAMRTLICCCVLTAVMPLVRSAAVKKRFKGRLQMKRDTAGEVQMEAPQQAGDANTESPASSLLLTIRRRRSPSKTSGCFLFSCSYNDLIHRLSQMHDNDKKVATAPKDKMNAIGRRRRRSTDADLTDAPTPQTRLAQIPCWVCVLTTDKDQDKSSVGESLGRSQSEEGRPRPTQQAP, from the exons ATGAGGCTCGCCATGCGCACGCTCATCTGCTGCTGCGTGTTGACGGCGGTGATGCCGCTGGTGAGGAGCGCCGCGGTCAAGAAAAG GTTCAAAGGGCGTCTGCAGATGAAGAGAGACACGGCCGGAGAAGTACAAATGGAGGCGCCACAACAGGCCGGGGATGCAAATACTGAATCGCCAGCCTCCAG cTTGTTGTTAACCATCAGAAGGCGACGCTCGCCATCCAAAACCTCCGGCTGCTTCTTGTTCTCGTGCTCCTACAACGACCTCATCCACCGCCTCAGCCAGATGCACGACAACGACAAAAAGGTGGCCACCGCCCCAAAAGACAAAATGAACGCCATcggccgccgccgtcgtcggAGCACCGACGCCGACCTGACGGACGCACCCACGCCTCAGACCAGACTGGCACAGATCCCTTGTTGGGTGTGCGTGCTCACCACAGACAAAGACCAAGACAAGTCGTCTGTTGGCGAGTCGTTAGGACGGTCGCAGAGCGAAGAGGGCCGGCCACGCCCGACGCAACAAGCGCCGTAG
- the ampd3b gene encoding AMP deaminase 3b isoform X1 — protein MRRREAALYKQQSTPCLGREMPRLFPKMSMSEVDEKVRLLAEKVYASALKEKDTKDAMALFTVPEDCPIGLREDRERTLQKELAEQQSKETVKKKKNFMMKRSQSLSLQIPTGDWSLLAHSPVLSPTTPEPVFSESFPDFQRVTISGDYCAGITVEDYEQAAKSLLRALFIREKYSRLAYHRFPRTIARFLRNTEGEKWREEDEVLPDIWPFPREDEDPYSMEGIPENLDYELQMKDGIVHIYNNAEALKQQQPRTLPYPDLETFAIDLSHVLAMIADGPTKTYCHRRLNFLSSKFYLHEMLNEMAELKELKRVPHRDFYNVRKVDTHIHAAACMNQKHLLKFIKTTYQTEKDRVVLEKGGQRYTLEQVFKSLHMDPYDLTVDSLDVHAGRQTFHRFDKFNSKYNPVGASELREIYLKSDNYIKGEYFARLIKEVAKELEESKYQHAEPRLSIYGRSASEWEGLATWFIQHKVHSPNLRWMIQIPRIYDIFRSKKLVPNFAKMLQNIFIPIFEATVNPQKHPALHVFLKYVTGFDSVDDESKHSDHLFSYKSPKPESWTADDNPPYTYYLFYMYANIMVLNNLRKERGLNTFQFRPHCGEAGSITHLVSAFLTADNISHGLNLKKSPVLQYLYYLAQVPIAMSPLSNNSLFLQYSKNPLREFLQKGLCVSLSTDDPMQFHYTKEALMEEYAIAAQLWKLSTCDLCEIARNSVLQSGLSHQEKKHFLGSNYLQDGPEGNDIGRTNVAQIRMAYRHETLCNELSFLVDAVKADATIPVVE, from the exons ATGAGGAGAAGGGAAGCAGCACTTTACAAGCAGCAGTCCACACCTTGCCTTGGGAGAG AGATGCCGCGGCTCTTCCCAAAAATGTCCATGAGTGAGGTGGATGAGAAGGTGCGCCTGCTGGCCGAAAAGGTCTACGCCTCGGCCTTGAAGGAGAAGGACACCAAGGACGCCATGGCCCTGTTCACCGTGCCCGAGGACTGTCCCATCGGTCTACGGGAGGACCGGGAACGCACCCTTCAGAAAGAACTGGCCGAGCAGCAGTCCAAGGAGACGGTCAAGAA GAAGAAGAACTTCATGATGAAACGTTCCCAGTCCCTGTCCCTGCAGATTCCCACCGGAGACTGGAGCCTGTTAGCGCATTCGCCCGTGCTCTCCCCAACCACACCCGAGCCGGTTTTCTCAGAGAGCTTCCCCGACTTCCAAAGAGTGACAATCAGTGGAGACTACTGTGCTGGG ATCACCGTCGAAGATTATGAGCAGGCGGCCAAGAGTCTCCTGAGAGCTCTGTTCATCAGGGAAAAGTACTCGAGGCTGGCTTACCACCGCTTTCCCAGGACCATAGCCCGGTTCCTCCGAAACACAGAGGGAGAGAAGTGGAGAGAGGAGGATGAGGTCTTGCCAG ATATCTGGCCATTCCCCCGTGAAGACGAGGACCCGTACTCCATGGAGGGCATTCCTGAGAACTTGGACTATGAGCTGCAGATGAAGGACGGTATCGTTCACATTTACAACAATGCAGAAGCCCTGAAACAGCAGCAGCCTCGGACACTCCCTTACCCGGACCTGGAGACTTTTGCCATCGATCTGAGTCACGTTCTCGCCATGATTGCTGATGGCCCCAC GAAGACGTACTGCCACAGACGATTGAACTTTTTGTCCTCCAAATTTTACCTTCATGAAATGCTGAATGAAATGGCCGAGCTAAAGGAGCTGAAGCGTGTTCCACACAGAGACTTTTACAACGTCAGAAAG GTGGACACGCACATACATGCAGCTGCCTGCATGAACCAAAAGCACCTGCTGAAGTTCATCAAGACCACGTACCAGACTGAGAAAGACCGTGTGGTACTGGAGAAGGGCGGCCAGAGGTATACGCTTGAGCAGGTCTTTAAAAGCCTCCACATGGACCCCTACGACCTCACCGTGGATTCGCTGGACGTGCATGCT GGGAGACAAACATTCCATCGCTTTGACAAATTCAACTCCAAGTACAACCCAGTGGGAGCCAGCGAACTGCGAGAGATCTACCTCAAGTCCGACAACTATATCAAGGGAGAGTACTTTGCCCGTCTCATCAAG GAAGTGGCAAAGGAGCTTGAGGAGAGCAAGTACCAACACGCCGAGCCTCGTCTGTCAATTTACGGACGATCCGCCAGCGAATGGGAGGGCCTCGCCACCTGGTTTATTCAGCACAAAGTCCATTCGCCCAACCTGAGATGGATGATCCAGATCCCTCGGATCTA TGACATTTTCAGGTCAAAGAAGCTGGTACCAAATTTCGCAAAGATGCTGCAGAACATCTTCATCCCAATCTTTGAGGCCACAGTCAACCCGCAAAAACACCCAGCACTTCACGTTTTTCTAAAATAC GTGACAGGATTTGACAGCGTGGACGACGAGTCCAAACACAGCGACCACTTGTTCTCCTACAAAAGTCCAAAGCCTGAATCGTGGACCGCAGACGACAACCCACCGTACACGTATTACCTGTTCTACATGTACGCCAACATCATGGTGCTCAACAACCTGCGCAA GGAACGTGGATTGAACACCTTCCAGTTCCGTCCCCATTGTGGTGAGGCCGGCTCCATCACTCATCTCGTGTCCGCCTTCCTGACGGCGGACAACATCTCCCACGGCCTCAACCTGAAGAAG AGTCCAGTGTTGCAGTACCTCTACTACCTGGCCCAGGTCCCCATCGCCATGTCACCGCTGAGCAACAACAGCCTGTTCTTGCAGTACTCCAAGAACCCGCTGCGGGAGTTTCTCCAGAAGGGCCTGTGCGTGTCGCTGTCCACCGACGACCCCATGCAGTTCCACTACACAAAG GAAGCGTTGATGGAGGAGTACGCCATCGCGGCTCAGCTTTGGAAACTCAGCACGTGTGACTTGTGCGAGATTGCCAGAAATAGTGTCCTGCAAAGCGGCCTGTCACACCAG GAGAAGAAACACTTCCTGGGCTCCAACTACCTGCAGGACGGCCCTGAGGGCAACGACATTGGTCGCACAAATGTGGCGCAAATCCGCATGGCGTACCGCCACGAGACACTGTGCAACGAACTCAGCTTTTTAGTGGACGCCGTCAAAGCGGATGCCACGATTCCAGTGGTAGAGTGA
- the ampd3b gene encoding AMP deaminase 3b isoform X2, whose protein sequence is MAQTTTEEMPRLFPKMSMSEVDEKVRLLAEKVYASALKEKDTKDAMALFTVPEDCPIGLREDRERTLQKELAEQQSKETVKKKKNFMMKRSQSLSLQIPTGDWSLLAHSPVLSPTTPEPVFSESFPDFQRVTISGDYCAGITVEDYEQAAKSLLRALFIREKYSRLAYHRFPRTIARFLRNTEGEKWREEDEVLPDIWPFPREDEDPYSMEGIPENLDYELQMKDGIVHIYNNAEALKQQQPRTLPYPDLETFAIDLSHVLAMIADGPTKTYCHRRLNFLSSKFYLHEMLNEMAELKELKRVPHRDFYNVRKVDTHIHAAACMNQKHLLKFIKTTYQTEKDRVVLEKGGQRYTLEQVFKSLHMDPYDLTVDSLDVHAGRQTFHRFDKFNSKYNPVGASELREIYLKSDNYIKGEYFARLIKEVAKELEESKYQHAEPRLSIYGRSASEWEGLATWFIQHKVHSPNLRWMIQIPRIYDIFRSKKLVPNFAKMLQNIFIPIFEATVNPQKHPALHVFLKYVTGFDSVDDESKHSDHLFSYKSPKPESWTADDNPPYTYYLFYMYANIMVLNNLRKERGLNTFQFRPHCGEAGSITHLVSAFLTADNISHGLNLKKSPVLQYLYYLAQVPIAMSPLSNNSLFLQYSKNPLREFLQKGLCVSLSTDDPMQFHYTKEALMEEYAIAAQLWKLSTCDLCEIARNSVLQSGLSHQEKKHFLGSNYLQDGPEGNDIGRTNVAQIRMAYRHETLCNELSFLVDAVKADATIPVVE, encoded by the exons ATGGCCCAAACCACCACAGAAG AGATGCCGCGGCTCTTCCCAAAAATGTCCATGAGTGAGGTGGATGAGAAGGTGCGCCTGCTGGCCGAAAAGGTCTACGCCTCGGCCTTGAAGGAGAAGGACACCAAGGACGCCATGGCCCTGTTCACCGTGCCCGAGGACTGTCCCATCGGTCTACGGGAGGACCGGGAACGCACCCTTCAGAAAGAACTGGCCGAGCAGCAGTCCAAGGAGACGGTCAAGAA GAAGAAGAACTTCATGATGAAACGTTCCCAGTCCCTGTCCCTGCAGATTCCCACCGGAGACTGGAGCCTGTTAGCGCATTCGCCCGTGCTCTCCCCAACCACACCCGAGCCGGTTTTCTCAGAGAGCTTCCCCGACTTCCAAAGAGTGACAATCAGTGGAGACTACTGTGCTGGG ATCACCGTCGAAGATTATGAGCAGGCGGCCAAGAGTCTCCTGAGAGCTCTGTTCATCAGGGAAAAGTACTCGAGGCTGGCTTACCACCGCTTTCCCAGGACCATAGCCCGGTTCCTCCGAAACACAGAGGGAGAGAAGTGGAGAGAGGAGGATGAGGTCTTGCCAG ATATCTGGCCATTCCCCCGTGAAGACGAGGACCCGTACTCCATGGAGGGCATTCCTGAGAACTTGGACTATGAGCTGCAGATGAAGGACGGTATCGTTCACATTTACAACAATGCAGAAGCCCTGAAACAGCAGCAGCCTCGGACACTCCCTTACCCGGACCTGGAGACTTTTGCCATCGATCTGAGTCACGTTCTCGCCATGATTGCTGATGGCCCCAC GAAGACGTACTGCCACAGACGATTGAACTTTTTGTCCTCCAAATTTTACCTTCATGAAATGCTGAATGAAATGGCCGAGCTAAAGGAGCTGAAGCGTGTTCCACACAGAGACTTTTACAACGTCAGAAAG GTGGACACGCACATACATGCAGCTGCCTGCATGAACCAAAAGCACCTGCTGAAGTTCATCAAGACCACGTACCAGACTGAGAAAGACCGTGTGGTACTGGAGAAGGGCGGCCAGAGGTATACGCTTGAGCAGGTCTTTAAAAGCCTCCACATGGACCCCTACGACCTCACCGTGGATTCGCTGGACGTGCATGCT GGGAGACAAACATTCCATCGCTTTGACAAATTCAACTCCAAGTACAACCCAGTGGGAGCCAGCGAACTGCGAGAGATCTACCTCAAGTCCGACAACTATATCAAGGGAGAGTACTTTGCCCGTCTCATCAAG GAAGTGGCAAAGGAGCTTGAGGAGAGCAAGTACCAACACGCCGAGCCTCGTCTGTCAATTTACGGACGATCCGCCAGCGAATGGGAGGGCCTCGCCACCTGGTTTATTCAGCACAAAGTCCATTCGCCCAACCTGAGATGGATGATCCAGATCCCTCGGATCTA TGACATTTTCAGGTCAAAGAAGCTGGTACCAAATTTCGCAAAGATGCTGCAGAACATCTTCATCCCAATCTTTGAGGCCACAGTCAACCCGCAAAAACACCCAGCACTTCACGTTTTTCTAAAATAC GTGACAGGATTTGACAGCGTGGACGACGAGTCCAAACACAGCGACCACTTGTTCTCCTACAAAAGTCCAAAGCCTGAATCGTGGACCGCAGACGACAACCCACCGTACACGTATTACCTGTTCTACATGTACGCCAACATCATGGTGCTCAACAACCTGCGCAA GGAACGTGGATTGAACACCTTCCAGTTCCGTCCCCATTGTGGTGAGGCCGGCTCCATCACTCATCTCGTGTCCGCCTTCCTGACGGCGGACAACATCTCCCACGGCCTCAACCTGAAGAAG AGTCCAGTGTTGCAGTACCTCTACTACCTGGCCCAGGTCCCCATCGCCATGTCACCGCTGAGCAACAACAGCCTGTTCTTGCAGTACTCCAAGAACCCGCTGCGGGAGTTTCTCCAGAAGGGCCTGTGCGTGTCGCTGTCCACCGACGACCCCATGCAGTTCCACTACACAAAG GAAGCGTTGATGGAGGAGTACGCCATCGCGGCTCAGCTTTGGAAACTCAGCACGTGTGACTTGTGCGAGATTGCCAGAAATAGTGTCCTGCAAAGCGGCCTGTCACACCAG GAGAAGAAACACTTCCTGGGCTCCAACTACCTGCAGGACGGCCCTGAGGGCAACGACATTGGTCGCACAAATGTGGCGCAAATCCGCATGGCGTACCGCCACGAGACACTGTGCAACGAACTCAGCTTTTTAGTGGACGCCGTCAAAGCGGATGCCACGATTCCAGTGGTAGAGTGA
- the rnf141 gene encoding RING finger protein 141: protein MGQQISGQAARLPEKLFKHVGLVRDSGYLTYEEFLARVAELNDLTAKLAAGQHKHLLFEVQPGSDASALWKVAVRIVCTKINKDNGMVEASRIMNLYQFIQLYRDMTSQAAGVLAAEGEAATGTTEASYAPPLAPDACQASMWMGRVKELTDDEECCICMDGKADLILPCTHSFCQKCIDKWSRNCPMCRLQVTAANESWVMSDFPTENDMAGYILNLADEAGHPHRP from the exons ATGGGCCAGCAGATCTCAGGTCAGGCGGCCCGTCTCCCTGAGAAGTTGTTTAAACACGTCGGTCTGGTGCGTGACAGCGGTTACCTCACCTACGAAGAGTTTTTGGCCAGGGTGGCTGAGCTCAATGACTT GACTGCTAAACTAGCCGCAGGGCAGCACAAGCACCTGCTGTTTGAGGTCCAACCGGGATCTGATGCCAGTGCCTTGTGGAAGGTGGCTGTCAGGATCGTTTGTACTAAG ATCAACAAGGACAATGGCATGGTGGAGGCATCGCGCATCATGAACCTGTATCAGTTCATCCAGCTGTACCGCGACATGACCAGCCAGGCTGCCGGCGTGCTGGCCGCAGAGGGCGAAGCCGCCACTGGCACCACTGAGGCCTCTTAcgcgccgcctctcgcccccgacGCCTGTCAGGCTAGCATGTGGATGGGCAG AGTGAAGGAGTTGACTGACGACGAGGAGTGCTGCATCTGCATGGACGGGAAGGCCGACCTCATCCTGCCGTGCACTCACAGCTTCTGCCAGAAGTGCATCGACAAATG GAGCCGCAACTGCCCCATGTGCCGCCTGCAGGTGACGGCTGCAAACGAGTCGTGGGTGATGTCCGACTTCCCCACGGAGAACGACATGGCGGGATACATCCTCAACCTTGCCGACGAGGCGGGACACCCGCATCGGCCGTGA
- the LOC144016272 gene encoding alpha-1,3-mannosyl-glycoprotein 4-beta-N-acetylglucosaminyltransferase C-like yields the protein MLRFMWKSADKMRCLRKRSTLPLLGFLVAFLLLFNLYVDMDGYVLEAEKRQLGEALMHPASSERYIHTFRDLSNFSGTINVTYRYLAGFPLPRKKYLTIGLSSVKRKRGNYLLETIKSIFDQSSYEELKEIVVVVHLADFDSLWCENLLQEISRKFSHHIIAGRLLVIQAPEEYYPSLDGLKRNYNDPEDRVRFRSKQNVDYAFLLNFCTNLSDFYMMLEDDVRCSRNFLTALKKVIASRDGSYWVMLEFSKLGYIGKLYHARDLPRLAHFLLMFYQEMPCDWLLIHFRGLLAQKDVIRFKPSLFQHMGYYSSYKGAENKLKDDDFEEDAADIPDNPPARLYTNIAVFESYDAAKAYSAVDEYFWGKPPSTGDFFVVVFNKSAKICKIKITTGSEDRQSDILHHGAVEVGQRRVEGKQDGQCASYITLGEFRGGMVEVQDVDRKIGFDVDCVRIVVTASQKEWLIIRTISLWTTHPGNPLIK from the exons ATGCTGAGGTTCATGTGGAAGTCTGCGGACAAGATGAGGTGCCTGAGGAAGAGATCCACGCTGCCGCTGCTGGGATTCCTGGTCGCCTTCCTGCTGCTCTTCAACCTCTACGTGGACATGGACGGATATGTTTTG GAGGCAGAAAAGCGCCAGCTGGGCGAGGCGTTGATGCATCCTGCCAGCTCGGAGCGATACATCCACACCTTCAGAGACTTGTCCAACTTCTCCGGCACCATCAACGTCACGTACCGCTACCTGGCGGGATTCCCTCTGCCGCGCAAAA AGTATCTGACCATCGGGCTGTCGTCGGTGAAAAGGAAGCGAGGGAACTACCTCCTGGAGACCATCAAGTCCATCTTTGACCAGTCCAGCTACGAAGAACTGAAGGAGATCGTGGTGGTGGTCCACCTGGCCGACTTCGACTCTCTGTGGTGCGAGAACCTGCTGCAGGAAATCAGCCGCAAGTTCTCGCACCACATCATCGCCGGCCGCCTGCTGGTGATCCAGGCTCCCGAGGAGTACTACCCGTCCCTGGACGGCCTGAAGAGGAACTACAACGACCCCGAGGACCGGGTTCGCTTCCGCTCCAAGCAGAACGTGGACTACGCCTTCCTGCTCAACTTCTGCACCAACCTGTCCGACTTCTACATGATGCTGGAGGACGACGTGCGCTGCTCTCGCAACTTTCTGACGGCGCTGAAGAAGGTGATCGCCTCCCGGGACGGGTCCTACTGGGTGATGCTGGAGTTCTCCAAGCTGGGCTACATCGGCAAGTTGTACCACGCGCGGGATCTGCCGCGCCTGGCGCACTTCCTGCTCATGTTCTACCAGGAGATGCCGTGCGACTGGCTGCTCATCCACTTCCGAGGCCTGCTGGCCCAAAAGGACGTGATTCGCTTCAAGCCGTCGCTCTTCCAGCACATGGGCTACTACTCATCCTACAAGGGAGCCGAGAACAAGCTGAAGGATGACGACTTTGAGGAGGACGCGGCGGACATTCCCGACAACCCGCCGGCGCGCCTCTACACCAACATCGCCGTCTTCGAGAGCTACGACGCCGCCAAGGCCTACAGCGCCGTGGACGAGTACTTCTGGGGAAAGCCCCCGTCCACCGGGGACTTCTTCGTGGTGGTCTTCAACAAGTCGGCCAAGATCTGCAAGATCAAGATCACCACCGGTTCAGAGGACAGACAGAGCGACATCCTCCATCACGGCGCCGTGGAAGTGGGTCAGAGGCGCGTGGAGGGTAAACAAGACGGCCAGTGCGCCTCTTACATCACTCTGGGGGAGTTCCGAGGCGGCATGGTCGAGGTCCAGGACGTGGACCGCAAGATTGGCTTCGACGTGGACTGTGTGCGCATCGTGGTGACAGCTAGTCAGAAGGAGTGGCTCATTATCAGAACCATCAGCTTATGGACCACACATCCCGGCAATCCATTGATCAAGTGA